From a single Silene latifolia isolate original U9 population chromosome 6, ASM4854445v1, whole genome shotgun sequence genomic region:
- the LOC141588248 gene encoding uncharacterized protein LOC141588248, which produces MNNRNKQLDIKRFLYQNKVGLFGLVETKIKEQDFLTVLHRLGHYWEGVNNNIHHPGGRVWIIWLPQLFSVHPIASSDQHITIEVIEISSGDSFWYTVVYGFNSEGERQGLWSQLNNNHKDNCSKPWCICGDFNSLLNYNERLGSDVTWSEIRYFRQCVNYCEVTDIQAYGSFYAWNNKQDPTTRVFFRIDRYLINIDWMLLYPDSNAYFMNEGNFDHRPCICSRKPDSPARKPSFRYFNMWSLDPQFKDIIQHEWNRTVVGVKMYQVVTKLRNLKKPLKLLNKNKFSDVERTADMARIILDDLQTQLHQNPYDTQLSLAEREAAESYAIFQKAKISYLKQKSKADWLLGEMKTLDIFTDPQGIEKAFLEYYKGLLGTSNHTTKVHKATVRSGKLNTTNIIFIPKVSNPTSVLEFRPIACCNTIYKCIAKLLCNRLGKVLPDLVSINQGGFIKGRNIVENVLICQDLVRLYNRKVASPRCLVNIDLRKAYNSIEWDFLSQMLHHLKFPAQFVGWIMSCVSSSTYSLTLNGNSFLFFKGKCGLRQGDPLSPLLFTICMDYLSRILNVVGHQNDFRFHPMCGHLRLNHLLFADDLLLFSKGTDTSIMWLLRAFATFSVASGLCLNKEKTEIYFNGVQPQTVEAILQVSSFKKGSLPFKYLGVPISSKKLTKTEGRKLMDKITTRFRAWGANHLSSAGRLTLEFLAGGEDSYLRASAVSWDKCCVPKAEGGLGIKHSKNWNKALLGKYVWWITSKKYHLWVKWISHVYLKDTHWTNYNPPPDCSWSWKKIAHIMSIFKPAYSADSWIGKQADYTVNEGYNWLRDSSPKLMQQKLQLYFEPLDLVNWNRRGRRNSLLERNKARLYSKVTHPVFIVNQGIQSVCTRFRTRNKAAITREDEAWLQHLIQ; this is translated from the exons ATGAATAATCGAAATAAACAGCTAGATATTAAGAGATTTCTCTACCAGAATAAGGTTGGTTTATTTGGTTTagtagaaacaaaaataaaagagcaaGACTTCTTGACTGTTCTGCATAGACTAGGGCATTACTGGGAGggagttaataataatattcatcatCCTGGAGGAAGAGTTTGGATTATTTGGCTTCCACAGTTATTTTCTGTTCATCCTATTGCTAGTTCTGACCAACACATCACTATTGAGGTTATTGAAATTAGCTCTGGTGATTCCTTTTGGTATACAGTGGTGTATGGCTTCAATTCTGAAGGGGAGAGGCAGGGATTATGGAGTCAGCTTAACAATAATCATAAAGATAATTGTTCTAAACCTTGGTGCATTTGTGGTGACTTCAATTCTTTGCTTAATTATAATGAGAGACTTGGGAGTGATGTGACTTGGAGTGAAATCAGATATTTTAGACAGTGTGTGAACTACTGTGAAGTTACTGATATCCAAGCTTATGGCTCTTTTTATGCTTGGAACAATAAACAGGATCCTACCACAAGGGTGTTCTTTAGAATTGATAGATACTTAATTAATATTGACTGGATGCTACTTTATCCTGATAGCAATGCTTATTTCATGAATGAGGGCAACTTTGACCACCGTCCCTGTATTTGCTCTAGGAAACCTGATAGTCCTGCTAGGAAGCCAAGCTTCAGATACTTCAACATGTGGAGTCTTGATCCTCAATTCAAGGATATCATTCAGCATGAGTGGAACAGAACAGTGGTGGGAGTGAAAATGTATCAAGTGGTTACTAAACTCAGAAACTTAAAGAAACCACTGAAACTGCTCAATAAGAACAAATTTTCTGATGTGGAACGCACTGCTGATATGGCTAGAATCATTTTGGATGATCTACAAACCCAACTACATCAGAACCCTTATGACACTCAGCTTAGTCTTGCTGAAAGAGAGGCTGCTGAGTCCTATGCCATCTTTCAGAAAGCAAAGATTAGCTATTTGAAACAAAAATCTAAAGCTGATTGGCTGCTGGGGGAGATGAAAACTCTAGATATTTTCACA GATCCTCAAGGTATTGAGAAAGCTTTCTTGGAGTATTATAAAGGGTTATTGGGTACTAGCAATCATACTACTAAAGTCCATAAGGCCACTGTTAGATCTGGTAAA CTCAATACTACCAATATTATTTTCATTCCAAAAGTTAGTAACCCTACAAGTGTGTTAGAGTTCAGACCTATAGCCTGTTGCAATACTATCTACAAATGTATTGCTAAGCTCCTTTGCAACAGGTTGGGAAAGGTTTTGCCTGATCTTGTCAGTATTAATCAAGGGGGCTTTATTAAAGGCAGAAACATTGTTGAGAATGTTCTCATCTGCCAGGATCTTGTTAGGCTCTATAATAGGAAGGTAGCCTCCCCTAGATGCCTTGTCAATATTGACCTGAGGAAGGCTTATAATAGTATTGAGTGGGACTTTCTCTCTCAGATGCTCCATCATCTGAAGTTCCCTGCACAATTCGTTGGGTGGATTATGAGCTGTGTATCTTCTTCTACTTATTCTTTAACTCTTAATGGgaattcttttttatttttcaaagGCAAATGTGGGCTTAGACAAGGTGATCCTCTATCTCCACTCCTTTTTACTATTTGTATGGATTACCTCTCCAGAATCCTCAATGTTGTAGGGCATCAAAATGACTTTAGATTTCACCCAATGTGTGGTCATCTGAGATTGAATCACCTTTTATTTGCTGATGATCTCCTTCTCTTCTCTAAAGGCACTGATACTTCCATTATGTGGCTGTTAAGGGCTTTTGCTACCTTTTCAGTAGCTTCTGGTTTATGCCTCAATAAAGAGAAAACTGAAATTTATTTCAATGGTGTTCAACCTCAGACTGTGGAGGCAATTTTGCAGGTGTCTAGTTTTAAGAAGGGCTCCCTCCCCTTCAAGTATCTGGGAGTCCCTATCTCTTCTAAGAAACTCACTAAAACTGAGGGAAGGAAACTTATGGATAAAATTACTACTAGGTTCAGAGCTTGGGGGGCTAACCATTTGTCTTCTGCTGGTAGACTCACTTTG GAATTTCTTGCGGGGGGGGAAGATTCTTACTTACGTGCCTCTGCAGTGAGTTGGGATAAATGTTGTGTTCCCAAAGCAGAAGGAGGACTGGGGATTAAGCATTCAAAGAATTGGAACAAGGCATTGCTTGGAAAGTATGTTTGGTGGATTACCTCAAAGAAATACCATTTGTGGGTGAAGTGGATATCTCATGTCTACTTGAAGGATACTCATTGGACCAACTATAATCCTCCCCCTGATTGTAGTTGGTCTTGGAAAAAAATTGCACATATAATGAGCATCTTTAAGCCTGCTTACTCTGCTGATTCCTGGATCGGGAAACAGGCTGATTATACTGTTAATGAGGGTTACAACTGGTTAAGGGATTCTTCTCCTAAA CTAATGCAACAAAAGCTTCAGCTTTATTTTGAACCTCTTGACCTTGTCAATTGGAATAGAAGAGGAAGAAGGAATAGTCTACTG GAACGTAACAAGGCGAGATTGTACTCCAAAGTCACTCATCCTGTGTTTATTGTTAACCAAGGAATTCAATCTGTGTGCACTCGGTTCAGGACTAGAAACAAAGCTGCCATTACCAGAGAAGATGAAGCTTGGCTTCAACACTTGATACAATAG
- the LOC141588249 gene encoding uncharacterized protein LOC141588249 translates to MAESSVKCEIRIIGAKNIATKRQGALFTRCYLSVGNNRRIQLNTREIITSKKDDNYILWNENFSLECNGKETSISNLKDEKIVFELRWRNTKPNFLGKTSSSKLLSRTEIPWKNVFDAQNMTIQNWVYMSRDDGTECDEECCLKPPALEVGLKVVVPELPKTVSKEEMRRRRRQERLRKWDGCGCKSSHEGGCSCNDNELFLVAAVLDVC, encoded by the coding sequence ATGGCTGAATCTTCTGTTAAATGCGAAATACGCATCATCGGAGCTAAGAACATCGCAACAAAGCGACAAGGCGCTTTGTTTACAAGGTGCTATCTTTCTGTTGGAAATAACAGAAGAATCCAACTAAACACCAGGGAAATAATCACATCAAAGAAAGATGACAATTATATTTTATGGAATGAAAATTTCTCATTGGAGTGCAATGGAAAGGAGACTTCAATCTCCAACCTGAAAGACGAGAAAATCGTGTTCGAGTTGAGATGGAGAAATACAAAGCCTAATTTTTTAGGAAAAACAAGCAGCTCAAAACTCTTGTCGCGAACTGAGATACCGTGGAAGAATGTTTTTGACGCGCAAAACATGACGATTCAAAATTGGGTTTACATGAGCAGAGATGATGGAACAGAGTGTGATGAGGAATGTTGCCTGAAACCTCCGGCATTGGAGGTGGGACTCAAGGTGGTGGTCCCAGAGTTACCCAAGACGGTTTCAAAGGAGGAGATGAGGAGAAGGAGAAGGCAGGAGAGGTTGAGGAAGTGGGATGGGTGTGGGTGTAAGTCGAGTCATGAAGGAGGTTGTTCATGTAATGATAATGAGTTGTTTTTAGTTGCGGCAGTTCTTGATGTTTGTTAG